TAAAATCCATTTGACCAATTTACATGACAAACAAATCACTAATTCACAGAGCAACAGAACAAAGGAGTCACACCTATGATCAACTAAACCATTTTTCCAGCAATTAGTGttgtattaaattaaacaaTTGTTATGCTATATATGTATGCACTATGCACATATAACAAAAAGCAACGATTCTACATACGAAATGGCAATACCTTGGCTTGGCATTCGACTTCTCAGTAGGTTGACCATATAGCTGAATAGCTGACAAATACGGAACATAGTACTGGACTACAGATTCCCTTTGATCGAGTAGTAAAGGGACTCCAGCACCATATGCACTCCACTCCTTAAACGATTCCCATAGATCATTCAGAGGAAAGTAAGACTGGTACTCGACATCACAAGTCTTCCAACCTCTCATTGTCGTCTACGCacacaacaaaataaaactaaaaattaatgaaccatacaacaacaataaataacAACAATTCACAACAATCGAACTTTATACCATCCGATCATATAAATAATAAGCAGCTGAACTTAAAAAGGGGAAAGTAATAAAAACGAGTAAGCGAGCATTTTAATCCTAAAAAGTATAACGTCGGGTAAATTTAGTCCTTCAAATTTACAAAATAGCAATTTAGTCACTTAACTTAAATTGAACCGCATCCGACAATTTAGtcttttttccaaatttatcaCCATAAATTCAAAGATTATATCTTTATATGCAACAATATGCAACAAAAGCCATATCTAAATTGATTGGCGTATTTTAATGTAAGCCACTAATTTTCCAATTCGTAAATTTAAGGGACTAAATTGCAACAATACATCCTAAACTAAACTTGTCATCATTTACACAATTACAGAAaacaatacaaaacaaaaacactaaAAAGGTTAACACATTTGCAATCATTGTTTCAGCATTTCAAAACcaacaaatcaaaaaaatagTTGAGATAAACCTTAGAGAAATACTGAGCTGGAACCAATAGCTTTGTGGAATCCAAGAACCTATCAATGTTACTAACAGACTCTACAGATGGAACTGTTGTTGTTGAATACAAAGATtggttattgttattattattattattattatcagaAATTGAATCTACAATTTCCTCTTCACCATTCTTGGCTTTCTGAGCTTGCTTACGTTGATTCTGATTCTTCCTTGCTTTGACAGGAATGTAAAACCGATCATCACCACGAACACCCCCAAACTGCAGTGCAGTACCCAGCATTTTCCAAATCGGTTTTCACAATTCTTCTCCTCCGTTTGGTCACCGAGAAAACGGAGGAAGTATTGGTTGAAATAAACACGACCCAAATTtcaaaatgtaatttttatcgGAAAAAATTGTTTTCGATTGTTAAAGAACGAGACCCAGAAAAATTGTTATTCGAAAAAGGTTGGATCAATAAGAGGAAGTTGAAGTGTTTGATATTGTGAGAAAAAAGAGGAGAAATTGATGAGCAATGGAAGATTGAAAAGGAATATATatgtgaagaagaaaaagaagaaaagcttGATTGCTTTCTCTCTCTTAAGTTACGACAAAGACAAACAAGAAAAAGGAGAGAAGAGAAGAATGTGTGTGTAGTgcacataacataacataacataccAATGTTTGTTTGGTGGGGATTCTATGATTTTGCATTTTTATGGGTCATTTTAAATGATTATGTAAATGTTTGGGGTAGGTTCTTTAATTAACTACATTAATTGCTTCTTCATTATTACAACAAGAGCATCACTTTTGtcttcaataaaattttaattactctagtaaccaaaaaaaaaattaaaaaaattacactatgtaccaaaaataaaatttaattactcTGTCTATGTGAGATTAGCTCAATTGGCAGGGAAATGGATTTTCTGTCATTACTATTTGACTACAGATTAATCTCAGCCTTCCAAATTTATTAAAgtatattattaatttgatcAAAATTCAATCTAAGGATTTACATGTAGTGACTGCATGACTGCAGCATGCTTTGACTGCATGGGATTCAGGTCTCGGTTGGTAGGGGATATTGAATTATACATGTAGAGAATAAGATTCAAACCTTAGACactatttattcatttttaaggtGTAATTTCTAATAGTAtcctacttgacaaaaaaaaaattaattactcttttcaattttactctcaaactaatatatttgcaTATGTTGTCCctcttattataaaataataatatttcatccggtcctttttataaggaacactttgggaaaaaaattggtcatttttataagaaactttgactaattttcaaatattttaattaaaaaaaaaaaagatttctttaaaaaaaaagtttctttaaaaaaaaaagtttttttcattttttttaattaaaaaataaataattactgagttggcaattaaaaataaattaatttccacgtgtcatgccacgtcaagattcgtccatgtcatatgcccacttgttgagccaggggggtaacgcaaggaatcttgacattgcagggggtaatctcaaaaaaatattttgcaggggggtaacgcaaaactcgcctattttgcaggggggtatgacactatttacccaattatttaaaatgaattaactatacttttggtaaaaaataaaaattaattaatgtattcaattgagactttttttttttttgggttagtATTCAAGTGAGacttggtttttgtttttgacacaaAGGATGGTTTTGGTGGCTGGTGGCTGGTGGCTTGGTGAAGTGATTCAATTAATGTGTGTCTTTTTTTAAGTCAATTAATATtcgattatttttttaaaggcaaaaatgaaataaatcaatcaaaatcaaataaactcCACGGTATAAGGCGTGTCAAAAAgattacaaaaaattattattattattattattattattattattattattttccttAGGAGTATATTTAAATCATGAGGCAGTGATGAGGACAGGAGTAAGATTTTGAATAATGCAAACTTTGAAAGGGTGTTTTCATCATTATCACTTGCAGTAAATTGACAATGAATATGAATAAGAGTTAGACAAAGGTGAGTTTGGACCACTGCCAGTGGCCTTGCATGCCGCTAACAATTCAATATTCGTCTAAATATTTCTCAATTTCTGTACTATTGAACCAGAATACGTGTAGATCAGATGAGATGATATTGCCACCCTTGCAAAAGTacttttttttacctttttattttaattaaattacttgGAAATGGTAGTAGATGTGTTTTATTACTTCTTTTGaaataaatagaaaacaaaaaggGATCATGAGTAGTATAAAATCAAGgaaaaacattaacaaaaaatagTCTTGTAACCAAGATTCCAAGTTAAATGAAGGTCCTTAAAGTTAAATTACTTGCAAGTTCAATGTAGTCTTAAAGTTGGGTTAGTGAACTAACATTTGAATATCGTCTGAGATGGATATCCACAATTAACATTTGGCATGTCTTGAATATGATTACTTGAAGCGGAAGAAATCTATGGTATACAAAAAAGTTACCAAATTAAGATtgatttaattgataaaaattcaACTCATATTTCACAATAACGTAAGTTTGAATCTTGCTACCGATGTAAGGATTTCATTAGTGAATGATATATAAATACTTACTCACATAAATTATTTTCctacaaaaatattaatactATGATATGACCATAtggtaaacttttttttttttgaaaacttggtatccggtcttaggaccgactaattcaagggaccaatcccaccgtccacttgtggggggcccatttaaagccagagttttttttgctctgtatggacttagcttagcccaccgaaattggcaccagtgggaatcaaACATGAGACCTTAAGagaagcatactccaagggctcAAGctaacaccactcgaccaaccccaagtgggttggGGTTGACCATATGGTAAACTAAAGAAAATGTTTCAAAATTCTCACTTTCTTAGGGTATGTatgttcaaaagaaaaattgtgaAGAGATAAATAATTGTGAAAGAGTGTGAGAAGAGAAaaagatgtaaaaaatataataaataagcTATGATTAATTTGAAATACTAGTGGTCTAATTAATTTACTCAATGTACTCTGGTAAGTTGGCGTGATGTATTTGATACGTCCCTCTGTCAACATTTTCAACTGATATAACTGTCCATTATTTCTGGGTTTTAAAATTGCTATAATATTTGTTAAGAAAAATCATCACTCTATATCTATAATAATACATTTGAATTGGTCTTACTGTTTTTACTAGCCGGTATATCATAATTTAAAATAgactaaataaataataaaacatcAGAAATAAAAAACTTGATTAAGCAATATACCTAATCATAACTGGAAAAGTAAACTACAtcacaatttaattaatttgcaAGTCAAAATCTGTACATTTATTCAAATACTCATACTATAAAATACTACTCATTCACACACATGACACAGCCATATAACCAACATCCTAATTATTGATTaatcttaattattattattattattattattataaacaaagacCAATCAgccaattttgaaaaatcaaatgTCAAACAACAAAGAGAAacatatctaaaataaaaactcTATAGTCTAAGACTATTATAATTACATCATGGCAAATAAAAATCATTCACACTCATATTTTGTTTCActtctcatttttcttctatGGCTTTGTTTATACATGATAATCACTTTCACATAATCtccttgttcttgttcttgattACTTTGCCAACATCAATTTCCCAACAACAACTTAACAAATATGAAGAGTGTCTCAAACCATACACATGTGGTGGTGAATTATCTGTATACTATCCATTTTGGGGACAAAACAGACCAAATTATTGTGGCAGCTACACCAATCAATTCAACCTCAAATGTGATTCTCAAAACACATCTATTCAAATTGCTTCTCAAAATTTCCAAGTCTTACACGTTGATCAACTCGGTTACACCATCAAAATGTTTCGAAAAGGCCTTGTTTATGATAATTGTTCTTCGGCTTTAACCAACACTTCTTTAGACTTGAGGCACTTTCAATATATGCCTAATGTGAGAAACATCACTATTTTATATAACTGTCCTAACGATATCGAGTTTCTAAATGGCACGAAAGCAAGGGTGAACTCGTTTTCGTGCAAGGAAGATAAGAAAAAGCGCGCTTTCTATGCAGATTCTGCATTAGCAGAAGGTATAAAATGTGACGGAGTTCGACTTGAAGTTCAAGTAACACAGGAAGTGGAGATTGGTGGTGGAATTGAAGAGTTGAACAAAGCTTTGAGTAATGGATTTgatgttaaatatttttcaaattctCAAGAATGCTTAAAATGTGTTTTCAGTAATGGAACTTGTGGAGGGAATGATAGGTCTCAATTTTCCTGCTATTGTCCTGATGGAACTGAAGGTTTAGATTGTTCTCATCTCCACGGTACGTCCTTTTTCCCTTTTAGACTGTGTtcggataaacaacttaattaagcaattataacataagtgcttatgtaagttatttttataacaaaagatcAAATAAGTTCaaattgtttccataagctatcCTGAACGACttaattatgaaaataagctgaaacatctgataagttgtttccataagctatcTCAAAATTGTGTTCATACTATAATATTTCATATACTGTtttgatacttttttttgaacaattatACTGTTTTGATACTATGTGATGTGTGTGAACATTGTGTATTTTGTTGACTTTGACTATTTTGCTTTGTTCATAAAACATCATCCTTGACTATATCAAAATGGTGGCTTCAATCTTATATAATCACTTTGACCATTATGTACCTAATCTtatattttcaagaaaaatatatttgtttaataACTTGGACTAGAATATTATGATTATCCTCCTTGATTTGGATTGAACTATGGCCTTGAAAATGCTCTCACTCATCTTTACCTTGTGTGAACTGTCACAGACAATGGATGGAATTGGAAAAAGAAGTTTGGTGTAGGTAataaacttaatcaattaaCAGCAAAACATACTTATGTTATTTAAGTGCTTATACTAACTGAAAGCAAACTCCAATGATTCCTCATAGGGGTTGCTGTTGCTGCTGTGTCCAGTGCAATTTTTGTAGGCATTGCATTCTACATATATTATggtagaaagaagaaaaagaatattCATGCAGTATCATCTACTAAACTATCTCATAGTATTTCTAGTTCTAGTTCAGAAAATTCTGAGAATGGAAGTAGATATCATGGAGTCCACTTCTTCACCTACAGTGAACTTGAAAAAGCCACAAACAACTTTGATTCTACCACAGCACTAGGAGATGGAGGCTTTGGCACAGTCTATTTTGGTAATAACTCTTAGTCTTGTATAGATAACCAACTTTTTAGTGTTtaaagcataagcacttattataTAAGTGCTCATGTATAGTCTAGTCAAATAAcgtcaaactgttttcatataagttattttcataagttatcctgAGGTAACATATCATAAGCTTTTTTCCGTTAGATTTTCTAAATAGTTGTACGAGTACTTATGCCAATAAATTAGTTCTAATAATTCGATCCGAGTAGAATTTGTGTACTAATTTGAATGATCACTAACCTAAGTTCCTGCCTTGTGATATTTCTTTGGCTAGGAAAACTGCGAGATGGACGTTTCGTTGCGGTGAAACGCATGAACGAAAACAACTATAGGAGAGTTGAGCAATTTGTGAATGAA
This portion of the Trifolium pratense cultivar HEN17-A07 linkage group LG3, ARS_RC_1.1, whole genome shotgun sequence genome encodes:
- the LOC123919080 gene encoding LEAF RUST 10 DISEASE-RESISTANCE LOCUS RECEPTOR-LIKE PROTEIN KINASE-like 1.2, with product MALFIHDNHFHIISLFLFLITLPTSISQQQLNKYEECLKPYTCGGELSVYYPFWGQNRPNYCGSYTNQFNLKCDSQNTSIQIASQNFQVLHVDQLGYTIKMFRKGLVYDNCSSALTNTSLDLRHFQYMPNVRNITILYNCPNDIEFLNGTKARVNSFSCKEDKKKRAFYADSALAEGIKCDGVRLEVQVTQEVEIGGGIEELNKALSNGFDVKYFSNSQECLKCVFSNGTCGGNDRSQFSCYCPDGTEGLDCSHLHDNGWNWKKKFGVGVAVAAVSSAIFVGIAFYIYYGRKKKKNIHAVSSTKLSHSISSSSSENSENGSRYHGVHFFTYSELEKATNNFDSTTALGDGGFGTVYFGKLRDGRFVAVKRMNENNYRRVEQFVNEVEILTGLHHQNLVSLYGCTSRHSRELLLVYEYVPNGTVADHLHGKKAKPGMLPWHIRMNIAIETASALVYLHATDIIHRDVKTTNILLDNHFSVKVGDFGLSRLFPIHVTHISTAPQGTPGYVDPEYHLYYQLTDKSDVFSFGVVLIELISSMPAVDILRKRQDINLSNMAIKKIQNGTLHELVDPTLGFESDFKIRKMINAMAELAFQCLQNSKDVRPSMVEVLERLKDIQSDGTYKSKPEVLDISVDDDDITLIKNEPPPSSPDSNTIIFPDRT